CCCGGGCGCGAGCGTGACATGCGCCACGCCGTTGATCCGCATCATGTCGTCGATCCCGGGCAGGAAGAACAGCATCCCCACCGCCGGATCGGCCACGATGTTGACCAGCGTATCGAGCCGGTTGTTGCCCGGACGATCCGCGAAGGCGATGTGGCGGTCGTCCAGCGGCTGCACGGCGCCCGGCTCCCCGCCGCGCGGCGACACGTCCGCGCTGCCGTCCCCCCGCTGCGACCCGATGCAGAAGAAGGGCGACAGCTCCAGGAACCGCCGGCTGTGGCGGTCGAGCTGCGGGAACGCCTTCGCCTTCACCCCGGCGGATGCCTCGCCATAGACCGCGCGCAACGCCGCCTCGCTGGTCAGCCGATACGGATCCTCGCCGCTCATCCACGCCTCCTCATGCTATCCGCTCGCAATAGCATGAGGAGGCGTCCGCCGCTATGAATCTGTCCGCCGCTATAGGGCCTCTCCCGCCGCCCAGCCGCTCGCCCAGGCCCATTGGAAATTGTACCCGCCGAGCCAGCCGGTGACATCGACCGCCTCACCGATCGCATACAGCCCCGGCAGGTGCCGCGCCGCCATCGTCTGCGACGACAATCCGGTGGTCGCGATCCCGCCGACCGTCACCTCCGCCTTCGCGAACCCCTCCGTACCGTCGGGGTGGAAGCGCCAGTCGCGCAGCCGCCGCTCCGCCTCGGCCAGCGTGCGATCGGTCGCATTGCCCAGTTCGCCGATACCGACGCGTTCCGCCAGCGCGTCCGCCAGCCGCGCGGGCAGCCCCGTCGCGGCGGCGAAGCTCGCGCGCGGCCTCGCCCGCTTCGCCTCCACCAGCCAGCCGGGCGCGGCATCGGGGCGGAAGTCGATCGCCACCGCCTCGCCGTGTCGCCAATAGCTCGACGCCTGCAGGATCGCCGGCCCCGACAGCCCGCGGTGCGTGAACAGCGCCGCCTCCGCGAACGCCGCCTTCCCCGCGCGCGCCACCACCGGCGTCGCCACGCCCGACAGCGCGCGGAACAGCGCCTCGTCCCCCGGCAGCGTCAGCGGCACCAGCGCCGGGCGTGGCTCCACCACCTTCAACCCGAACCGCCGCGCCAGGTCGTAGGCGATGCCCGTCGCGCCCAGCTTCGGGATCGACGGACCGCCGGTCGCGATCACCAGCGACGGCGCCGCGATCTCGCGCGCGCCGTGGACGACGACGAACAGCCCGTCGGCATGCCGCACCTCGCCCAGCGGCTGTCCCAGCCGGATCGCCACGCCCCCCGCCGCCGCCTCGTCCAGCAGCATGTCGACGATCTGGCGCGCGGAGCGGTCGCAGAACAATTGCCCCAGCGTCTTCTCGTGCCAGCCGATGCCGTGCCGCTCGACCAGCGCCAGGAAATCCTGCGCGGTGTACCGCCCCAGCGCGGACTTCGCGAAATGCGGGTTGGCGGAGAGATAGCGATCGGCGGCGGTATGCACATTGGTGAAATTGCATCGTCCGCCGCCGGAGATCAGGATCTTCTTGCCCGCCGCATCGGCATGATCCAGCACCGCGACGCGCCGCCCGCGCTGCCCCGCGACCGCCGCACACATCAGCCCGGCCCCGCCGGCGCCCAGCACGATCGCATCGAACCGTTCCATCGCGCGGCGTTACGTCACGCCGCCCGCGCCGTCACCCCGGATCACGTCCGCGGCGTCACCGACGCGGGCGCCAGCGGCACCTCGCGCAGCCGCTCGCCGAGCGCCGCGAACGCCTCCGTCGCGCCCACCGCGCTGTCGATCGCCGCCTCCAGCGCGCGATACGCCGCCAGCACCTCGCGCCCCGCCTCGGTCAGCGTCGCCCCGCCGCCGCCGCCGCGCCCGGTCGCGACCAGCCGCTCCCGCCAGCAGCGGTTCATCTCGTCGACCAGCAGCCAGGTCCGGCGGTAGCTCATCCCCAGCGCGCGTCCCGCCGCGGAGATCGAGCCTTCGCGCGCGATCGCCTCCAGCAGGTCCGCCTTCCCCGGCCCCATGGCGATCGCATCGCCGCACAGCAATTGCGCCTTCAGCTTGAGCGGACCGTGTCGCATGCCCGCGATCGTGCCGCGCGTCGGGCGCGGGTGCAACCATAACGGACCAAACGCCGCCGCCACAACATTGACCGGGCGTTCGCCGATCCAGACCTTGCCGCCAAGAAGCCAAGAGGGAGGGACGGCGACATGGCAGCGATCAGCGAGGCGAAGGCGGAGGCGAAGTTCAAGGCGATCTCGAACCGCTGGGTCGAGGAGACGCGCGTCGCGCGCAGCGGCGAGGTGCCGGAGGAGGTGTTCCATTATACCGACGCCGCCGGGCTGCACGGCATGCTGTCACAGCACAGCATCTGGCTGACCGATCACCGCTTCCTCAACGACAAGACCGAGGCCGCCTATACGAAGACCCTCGTCCGCTCGATCCTGGACAAGCTGGACAGCGACGACGCGATCACCCGCGCGTTCCTCAAGCGGATGCGAATCCTGTCGGAGATCCGCAGCAACGATGATTCCTTCGTCTTCTCGCTGTCGGAGGCGTCGGACGACCTGAGCCAGTGGCGCGGCTATGCGCGCGACGGGCAGGGCTTCACGCTGGGGTTCGACGCGAACGTCCTTCACACGGTCGGACGGCCGGACGATGCGGAATATTCCTTCGCCAAGGTCGAATACGATCCGGACCGCCAGAGCAGCACGCTGGAGAAGATGATCCGCGAGTTCATCACCACCCTCGGCGGCATGAAGCTGGATGCGACCGCGGACGAGAAGATCATCAAGGTCGCGGCCGACAAGGCCGACTGGGCCGTCGAGAACAAGTCGCTGCTCAACAAGCACCGCTCCTTCCAGTCGGAGAAGGAGTGGCGCATCGTCTCCTATTGCTCACCCAAGCACGACGACGTGCGCGTCCGCACCTCCGGCTTGCGCCTGGTCCCCTATAACGTGGTCAAGCCACAGGGCGACGACGTGGAGCTTCTGCCGCTCACCTCGATCCGCATCGGCCCCGGCTTCGACGATCCGGAGGCGGTGCGGGACGCGGTGCGCACGCTTGCCGACATCCACGGCTACAAGCCGCGTATCGAGGTCGCCGACACGCCCTACCGGAAGGTGTGACGCGTCGGGCTCACCCGATCGCGACGACCTCGCGATCGACCGTGCCCGTCGCCTCGGCATATTCGGCGCAGCTGCCCGACCAGTTCTGGTAGATGCGCCCGTTCGCCGCCTTGTACCAGCTGCGGCAGTGCGGGTCGGCCCAGACCGTGCCGGACAGCTTTTGCGCCAGCGCGTCCTGGAAGCGCCGCTGCCCGTCCTCGGACACATCGGCGGCGCGCGCGTCCTGCGCCTCGACGCCCGCCAGCGTGCGCAGCATGAAGGCCACCTGCTGCTCGATCATGAAGCTGATCGAATTGTGGCCCAGGTTCGTGTTCGGTCCATAGAGCATGAACATGTTGGGAAAGCCGTGGACCATGATCCCCAGATACGCCTCCGGCCCGTCGCGCCACGCCTCCCTCAGCGACACGCCGCCGCGCCCCAACACGTCCATCGACCAGTTCCACTCGGTCGTCTCGAACCCGGTCGCGAAGATCAGCACGTCCAGATCGTGGAACCCGTCCGCGGTGCGCACCCCGCCCGCCTCGATGCGGTCGATCCCCGCGGTCTCCAGCGTCACATTGTCGCGGCACAGCGCCGGGTAGAAATCGTCGCAGATCAGGATGCGCTTGCACCCAATCGGATAATCCGGCGTCAGCTTCGCGCGCAGCGCGGGGTCGGCGACCTGCGCCTCCAGATGATCGAGCGCGGTGCGGGTGAAGGCGGCGCGCCCCTCCGGCGTCCATTGGAACGCCTGCCAGAAGAACGCATCCGCATTGTCGAAGATCATCGCCCGGTGCGCCGCGCCCAGCTTCATCGCCACCTCCAGGTTGGTGGCCATCAACGCCTTCGTCTCGGGGGTCACCGCCTGGTCGTTGCGCGGCACGATCCAATTGGGGGTGCGCTGAAACACGGTCAGGTGGCCCGCGACCTTGGCGACTTCGGGGATCAGTTGCACCGCGCTCGCCGCCGAGCCGACGACGCCGACGCGCCTGCCGGCCAGGTCGATCCCCTCGGGCCATTCGGCGGCGTGGAACATCGTGCCGGCGAAGTCGTCCCGCCCGGCGATCCCGGGCAGTTGCGGGCGCGACAATTGCCCCAGCGCGGGCACGATCGCGTCGAACGTCTCGCGCGCGCCCTTCTCGGTCTCGACCTGCCATTGTCCCGCGGCCTCGTCCCAGACAGCGCGCGTCACACGTTCGTTCAGACGGAGCACGTCGCCCAGCGCGAACTGCTCGACCAGCGACTGCGTATAGGCATGGATTTCCGGCCCGCGCGCATAATGATGGCTCCAGTGCGGGTTGGGCGCGAAGCTGAACTGATAGAGGATCGCCGGCACGTCGCAGGCCACGCCGGGGTAGCGGTTGGCGCGCCACGTCCCGCCGACCGTATCGGCATGTTCGTACAGCACGACCTCGTGCCCCGCCTCGCGCGCCTTGATGGCCGCGCACAGCCCGCCCATGCCGGCACCCACCACCGCGATCCGCTTCGCCATCGCCTGCTCTCCTAGCCCGCGGTCTGTGGCCGCATCGTTGGCGCGCAGGATGGCGCGGCGGCGGGCGGATGGGAAGCCCCTATCAAGTCGATCGTTTTAGCGCACTCCGACACGCCCCGTCACCCCGGCCTCGAGCGGGGCGTTTGCAAAAGGCGACACCGTGCTCCTGCGTAGGCAGGAGCCCAGGGTTGCGGGTCCCATAAGGCATTGTTCTGCTGGGCCTTGGGCTCCTGCCTGCGCAGGAGCACGGCATGCAGAGGCCCCGCCTTGAGCCGGAGTGATGCCGGGGGCATTTTAACCCCTTCGAAACCCCGCCCCGCCTAACCCTCCCGCCGGTGCGCACCATCTTCCTCACCCTGCTCCTGATCGGCCCCGCGCTCGCCGATACCGGCCACGACGGCATCGTCCGCGCGCGCACGATGCCGGAGCTGTCGGACGTCGCGCTGTTCGTGCTCGCGGTCGTCGCGATCTGGCTCGCCCGCCGCGCGCTTCGCCGTCGCTTCGCTGCCAAGGATTGACCTCGCGCGCCGCGCGCGGCACCCGCTGCGCATGGCAGACGACATCCTGGACCGCCTCGCCGCCACGATCGCCGCACGCAAGGGCGCCGATGCCGGCAGCTCCTACACCGCCTCGCTGTTCGCCAGGGGCCGCGCCCGCATCGCGCAGAAGATCGGCGAGGAAGCGACCGAGACCGTCATCGCCGCGATCGGTGCCGACCCCCGCGCGATCGTGCCGGAGGCCGCGGACCTGCTCTATCACCTCTTCGTGCTGCTGGCCGATGCCGGGCTGACGCTGGACGACGTCCGCGCCGAGCTGCGCCGCCGCGAAGGCACCGGCGGCCACGACGAAAAGGCCGCCCGCCCGCTCTCCTTCCCTCCGCAATAAAGGTGCCCGTGATGAGCGTCGATGCCACTTCGCCCTATGACGACGGCAACATCTTCGCCCGGCTGCTGCGCGGCGAGATCCCGTCGAAGCGCGTGTACGAGGACGATCACACCGTCGTCTTCCACGACATCGCGCCCTGGGCGCCGATCCATTTGCTCGCGATCCCGCGCGGCCGCTACGTCAGCTGGGACGATTTTTCCGCCCGTGCCTCGGACGCGGAGATCGTCAGCTTCACCCGCGCCGTGGGACAGGCCGCGCGCGAGGCCGGGCTGGTTGAGCCGGGCTACCGGCTGATCGCCAATACCGGCACCAACAGCCATCAGGAGGTGCCGCACCTCCACGTCCACATCATCGCCGGCCGCCCGCTGGGCCCGATGCTGGTCGAGAACGACAGCCGGCGTTGACCCATCTCCGACCGATCGCCCGCGCAACACTATTGCGCGGACGCGATTTGGCATTAGGCTCTCGCGCTTGGCATGACGGCGCCCCGGGGGGCGACCAAGGGAGAGTTATGGCGACCCGACCCGAAGGTGGCGTTTTCGCGCGCATGATGGCGCGCAAATCGATCGCGCAGGTGCAGCGCGAAACCGAAACCAGCGAGCTGAAGCGCACGCTGGGCAAGTGGAACCTGCTGCTGCTGGGCGTCGGCTGCATCATCGGCGCGGGCATCTTCGTCCGTACCGGCAGCGCCGCGGCGCTCCATGCCGGGCCGGCGGTGCTGTTGTCGTTCGTCGTGGCGGGCATCGTCTGCGCCTTTGCGGGGCTCTGCTATGCGGAGCTGTCGTCGACGCTGCCGGTGTCCGGATCGGCCTATACCTACGGCTACACCACCCTCGGCGAGTTCGTGGCGTGGATCATGGGCGCGCTGCTGCTGCTCGAATACGGCCTCGCCGCCTCGGTGGTGGCGGTCGGCTGGGGCGGTTACGTCGTCAGCCTGCTCGCCGATTTCGGGCTCCACATCCCGCCGCAGCTGACCGGCCCCGCGGGCTATACGCTGATGCGCGACGGCGTGCCGGTGCTGGTCGACGGGCGGACGGTGACGACGATCTTCAACCTCCCCGCCTTCCTTATCTGCCTCGCGCTCGCGACGCTGCTGGTGGCGGGCGTGTCGGAATCGGCGAAGGTCAACAACGTCATCGTCGCGGTGAAGGTCAGCGTGCTGGTCGCGTTCATCGCGGTCGGCGGGCTGATCGTGCTCAGCAACTTCGGCGAGCTGGTGGCGAGGAACTGGACCCCCTTCATCCCCGAGGGGCAGGGCGACGGCAAGTACGGCGTCGACGGCATCATGCGCGCCGCCTCGATCGTCTTCTTCGCCTATATCGGGTTCGAGGCCGTCTCGACCGCGGGGCAGGAGGCGAAGGACCCCAAGCGCGACATGCCCTTCGGCATCATCGGCAGCCTGGTCGTGTGCACCGTCATCTACATGCTGGTCGCCGCGATCATGACGCTGCTGGTGCCCTACAACCAGCTCAACGTGCCCGATCCCGTCGCGGTCGTGGTCGATAATTTCGGCCCGGCGTGGAGCTGGCTGGCCAAGATCATCAAGATCGGCGCGATCGTCGGGCTCACCTCGGTGGTGCTGGTGCTGATGTACGGCCAGACCCGCATCTTCTACACGATGGCGCGCGACGGGCTGCTGCCGCGCGTCTTCGCGACGGTCCATCCGAAGTACAAGACGCCGTACATCAACACCGCGCTGGTCGGCATCATCACCGCGGTGGCGGCGGGGTTCTTCGACATCAACGTGCTGGGCGACATGACCTCGGTCGGCACGCTGGCGGCGTTCGCGATCGTCTGCCTCTCGGTCATCTACCTGCGCCGCGCCGCGCCGGAGCTGCCGCGCGGCTTCTCGGTCCCGCTCTATCCGGTGCTGCCGCTGCTCGGCATCGCGTCGTGCGCCTATCTCATCACGACGGTGCCGTGGCCGGTGCTGAAGTTCTTCCTGTGGTACATGGCGGGCGGCGTGGTGCTGTACTTCCTCTACGGCATCCGCAACTCCAACCTGCAACGCGGGCTGGGGCAGGACGGCGGCCCCGACATGGGCGAATATGTCGCCCCCGTCGGCGAGCAGCGGTAACGCCCGCACCGTCACCCCGGCCGTGCGCCGGGGTGACGCGACCCGTCACATCTCCTTCGCCCGCCCCTTCAGCTCGTCGCGGATCTCGCGCAACAGCACCACCTCCGCCGGCTCCGCCGCGGGCTCGGCATTCCCCTGCACCTTCTCGCGCTCCGCCGCCGCGATCAGCCGGTTCACGCTGCGCACCAGCAGGAACACGATGAACGCCAGGATCACGAAATTGATGACGACGGTGACGAACTCGCCGTATCCGAACAGCGGCACGCCCGCCGCCTTCAGCTCCGAATAGCTCGTCAGCGATCCCCTGTACGTCGCCGGCACCGCGCCCAGCCGCACGAAATAGCTGGAGAAATCGAACCCGCCGAAGATCGCGCCCACCACCGGCATGATGATGTCGTCGGTCAGCGACTTCGTGATCGTGGCGAACGCGCCGCCGATGATGACGCCCACCGCCAGGTCCAGCACGTTGCCGCGCGCGATGAACGTCCGGAAATCCTTCAGCATGGCTGGTCCCTTCGTGTCTGTTGTGGGGTCGAAATAAACCATTCGTGCGATCTTCACGACCCCCGGGGCGGTGTCCTATATGAATGACACAGACAGTGGAGACCGCACCGATGATCCGTCGCTATGCCCCCGTGATGCTGGCGCTGCCGCTCGCCGCCTGCGGGCTCAACAGCGTCCCCACCGCCGAGGAAACCGCCAAGGCGCGCTGGGCCGACGTGCAGAACGAGTATCAGCGCCGTGCCGACCTGATCCCCAACCTGGTCTCGACCGTGAAGGGCTATGCGAAGCAGGAGTCCGACGTGCTGACCCGCGTGACCGAGGCGCGCGCGGGCGCCGGCCGCATCCGGCTGTCGGGCGACGACCTGACCGATCCGGCGAAGGTGCAGCAGTTCGAGCGCGCGCAGAACGCGGTCACCTTCTCGCTCCAGCGGCTGCAGGAGGCGTACCCGGACCTGAAGTCGAACCAGAACTTCCTCTCGCTGCAGTCGCAGCTGGAGGGGACCGAGAACCGCATCACCATCGCGCGCCGCGACTACAATCAGGCGGTCCAGGACTATAACACCCGCATCCGCACCTTCCCCGACGCGGTCGGCGCGAAGATCTTCTACGGCGCGAAGCCGCTGGTCCCGTTCCAGGCCACCACGCCGGGCGCGGAGACGGCGCCGACGGTGAACTTCGGCGGCTGAGGTGCCCCGACCTTTCCCCCCCACCTCGTCACCGCGGACTTGTTCCGGGGTCCACCGTTCCGCACGCGCACCAGCGATCACGCCTGCGGAACGGTGGATGCCGGAACAAGTCCGGCATGACGGTGCGGGTCGGAGCATCCTCTGCCTCCTGCTGGCGTTCTTCCTCACCACCCTCGCGCTCGCCACCCCCGCAACCGCGCAGACCTTCCCCAAACTCTCCGGGCGCGTCGTCGATGCCGCCGGGCTGCTCTCCCCGCAGCAGGTCCAGCAGCTCACCCAGCTGTCGGCGGAAACCGAGAAGGCGTCGTCGCGCCAGCTCGTCGTCGCCACCATCCCCGACCTGCAAGGCTATGCGATCGAGGATTACGGCTATCGCCTGGGGCGCGAATGGGGGATCGGGCAGAAGGACGCGAACAACGGCATCATCCTGCTGGTCGCACCCAAGGAGAAGAAGGTCCGCATCGAGGTCGGCTACGGGCTGGAGCCGATCATGACCGACGCCCTCTCCAGCGTCATCGTCAACCAGACCATCCTGCCGCGCTTCCGCGAGGGCGACATGGCCGGCGGCATCGTCGCCGGTGCGCAGGCGATCGCGGAGCAAATGACGCTCCCGCTCGAGGCCGCGGAACGACGCGCGCAGGCCGCCGCGGCGAAGCGGACGCAGCGCAAGGACACGGTCGGCGACTGGATGGTCGCGGGCTTCTGGATCATGGTCGTCGTCTTCATCATCCTGCCGATGCTCTTCGCGCGCGGGCGCGGGCGCAGCTACCGCGGCGGTGTCGCCCCCGTCGTCATCTGGGGACCCGGCTGGGGCAGCGGTGGCGGCGGCGGCGGTGGATGGGGCGGCGGCTGGGGCGGCGGCGACGGCGGCGGCTTCTCGGGCGGGGGCGGCTCGTTCGGCGGCGGCGGCGCGAGCGGGAGCTGGTAGGTGACGCGACTGGTCCTGACCGCCGCCGAGCGCGAGGCGATCGCCGCCGCGGTCACCGCCGCGGAGGCGACCACCGATGGTGAGATCGTCACCGTCGTCGCGGAGCGCTCCGACGCCTATCACGACGTCGCGCTCCACTACGCGGTGCTCGCCGTCCTCGCCGTGACCGCGATCGGCGCGATCCGGCCCGGCATCTTCACCCCCTTCGACCGCGGCTGGGAGCAGGCCGACCTCGCCCGCGACATGCTCGCCGTGCTGATCGCGCAGACGCTGGCGTTCCTGATCGTACGCGTCGCGCTCGCCTGGATGCCGCTGCGCCTCGCGCTCACCCCCCGCGCCACCAAGGCGCGCCGCGTCCGCCGGCGCGCGGTGCAATATTTCCGCATCGGCACCGAAAGCCGCACCGCCGGGCATGAGGGCGTGCTGCTGTTCCTCTCGGCGGACGAGCATATCGCCGAGATCGTCACCGACGCCGCGATCCACCGCGTCATCGCGCCGGAGCGCTGGGGCGATGCGATGGCGGCGCTGGTCGACGCGGTACGCGACGGCCGCCCCGGCGACGGCATGGTCGCCGCCGTGGCCGCGATCGGCGCGGTCCTGCGCGAGCATTTCCCGAAGACCGCCGACAATCCCAACGAACTGCCCGACCGGGTGATCGAACTATGACCGCGGAGGACAATGCCGCCTTCCCCGCCGCGACGATGTGGGAGGGGCGCTTCATCAAGGCGATCCGGCAGGGGCAATGGGAATATGTCGCGCGCGCGCGCGGGATCGAGGCGGCGGTGATCGTCGCCTTCGACGAGGCCGACCGCGTCGTCCTCGTCGAGCAGTATCGCGTGCCGCTCGCGCGCCGCTGCCTGGAGCTTCCCGCCGGCCTCGTCGGCGACGATCACGCCGGCGAGCCGGTCGTGGACGCCGCGGCGCGCGAACTGGAGGAGGAAACCGGCTATCGCGCCGGACGCATGGAGGAACTCGGCTTCTTCCACGCCTCCCCCGGCATGGTCACGGAGGGGTTCACGCTGGTCCGCGCGCACGACATCGTGAAGGTCGGCGACGGCGGCGGTGCGGGTGACGAGGACATCACCGTCCACCTCGTCCCGCGCGCCGACATCGCCGCCTTCGTCGCCGCGAAGCGCGCCGAGGGCGTCGCGATGGACGTCAAGCTTCTGCTGCTGCTCGCCGATTCGTTGATCTAACGCCGCCCCATTCAATTCGTCACCCCGGGCTTGACCCGGGGTCCAGGGTTTCCCTGCGAGCACGCTCGTGAGGCGCCGGCGGCCTTGGATGCCGGGACCAGCCCGGCATGACGGACGATGCCATGATGGCCCTCGCTATCCTCCGCGCCTGTCCTCGCTTGCCCTTCCGCCCGACGCGCCCGATGATGGCGCAAACGACGGCGCCGGACCGCCGCCACGCATCGACGGAGAGACGCCATGACCGACCGCAGCTTCAACGACAGCCATTTCGCGGACGAGGGCGAGGATCTTCCCGAGGCCATCCCAGCCGCCACGCTGGTCGTCTTCCGCGACGTGGCCGACGGCCCGCCCGAACTGCTGATGGTGGAGCGTGCGAAGGCGATGGTCTTCGCCGCCGGCGCGATGGTCTTCCCCGGCGGGCGGGTCGATCCCGGCGATCACCTGCTCGCGCAGACCATGGGTGGCGATGAGGAGATGGCCGCCCGCATCGGCGCGGTGCGCGAGACGATCGAGGAAGCGGGCCTGCCCGTCGGCCTCGCCACCCCGCCCTCGGCGAAGACGCTCGACGCGATGCGCGCCGCGCTCCACGCCGGCACGCCCTTCGGCGAAGTGCTGAAGGAGGCCGGCGCCGCACTGGACCTCGACCTGCTGGTCCCCTTCGCGCGCTGGCGTCCCGCGCACCGCAACATGCGCATCTTCGACACGCGCTTCTATCTCGCGCGCCTCCCCGCCGACGCACCGCGCGCGACGGTCGACCAGACCGAGAACGTGCGCCTCGTCTGGGCCAGCGCGCATAAAGTGCTCGACGAGGCGGACGCCGGGCGCATGGCGATCATCTTTCCGACCCGACGCAACCTGGAGCGGCTGGCGCAGTTTGCCAGCTACGAGGATGCGGTGGCGCACGCACGCGCGACGCCGCAGCGGGTGGTGACGCCCTGGCCCGAAACGCGTGACGGAGAACAGCACCTCTGCATCCCCGACGATCTCGGCTACCCCATCACCTCGGAAAGGCTGGCAGCGGCCATGCGCGGCTGATCCGCGCCATCCGCC
The sequence above is drawn from the Sphingomonas adhaesiva genome and encodes:
- a CDS encoding MSMEG_1061 family FMN-dependent PPOX-type flavoprotein, which codes for MSGEDPYRLTSEAALRAVYGEASAGVKAKAFPQLDRHSRRFLELSPFFCIGSQRGDGSADVSPRGGEPGAVQPLDDRHIAFADRPGNNRLDTLVNIVADPAVGMLFFLPGIDDMMRINGVAHVTLAPGLMERFAHEGKAPRSVVVVETREVYFHCSKALRRSALWDPQRHRARGDFPTLGQIARDQFRLAVAAETIDAALEHDAATNLY
- a CDS encoding NAD(P)/FAD-dependent oxidoreductase, with the protein product MERFDAIVLGAGGAGLMCAAVAGQRGRRVAVLDHADAAGKKILISGGGRCNFTNVHTAADRYLSANPHFAKSALGRYTAQDFLALVERHGIGWHEKTLGQLFCDRSARQIVDMLLDEAAAGGVAIRLGQPLGEVRHADGLFVVVHGAREIAAPSLVIATGGPSIPKLGATGIAYDLARRFGLKVVEPRPALVPLTLPGDEALFRALSGVATPVVARAGKAAFAEAALFTHRGLSGPAILQASSYWRHGEAVAIDFRPDAAPGWLVEAKRARPRASFAAATGLPARLADALAERVGIGELGNATDRTLAEAERRLRDWRFHPDGTEGFAKAEVTVGGIATTGLSSQTMAARHLPGLYAIGEAVDVTGWLGGYNFQWAWASGWAAGEAL
- a CDS encoding winged helix-turn-helix domain-containing protein; amino-acid sequence: MRHGPLKLKAQLLCGDAIAMGPGKADLLEAIAREGSISAAGRALGMSYRRTWLLVDEMNRCWRERLVATGRGGGGGATLTEAGREVLAAYRALEAAIDSAVGATEAFAALGERLREVPLAPASVTPRT
- a CDS encoding DUF2971 domain-containing protein, with amino-acid sequence MAAISEAKAEAKFKAISNRWVEETRVARSGEVPEEVFHYTDAAGLHGMLSQHSIWLTDHRFLNDKTEAAYTKTLVRSILDKLDSDDAITRAFLKRMRILSEIRSNDDSFVFSLSEASDDLSQWRGYARDGQGFTLGFDANVLHTVGRPDDAEYSFAKVEYDPDRQSSTLEKMIREFITTLGGMKLDATADEKIIKVAADKADWAVENKSLLNKHRSFQSEKEWRIVSYCSPKHDDVRVRTSGLRLVPYNVVKPQGDDVELLPLTSIRIGPGFDDPEAVRDAVRTLADIHGYKPRIEVADTPYRKV
- a CDS encoding flavin-containing monooxygenase, whose protein sequence is MAKRIAVVGAGMGGLCAAIKAREAGHEVVLYEHADTVGGTWRANRYPGVACDVPAILYQFSFAPNPHWSHHYARGPEIHAYTQSLVEQFALGDVLRLNERVTRAVWDEAAGQWQVETEKGARETFDAIVPALGQLSRPQLPGIAGRDDFAGTMFHAAEWPEGIDLAGRRVGVVGSAASAVQLIPEVAKVAGHLTVFQRTPNWIVPRNDQAVTPETKALMATNLEVAMKLGAAHRAMIFDNADAFFWQAFQWTPEGRAAFTRTALDHLEAQVADPALRAKLTPDYPIGCKRILICDDFYPALCRDNVTLETAGIDRIEAGGVRTADGFHDLDVLIFATGFETTEWNWSMDVLGRGGVSLREAWRDGPEAYLGIMVHGFPNMFMLYGPNTNLGHNSISFMIEQQVAFMLRTLAGVEAQDARAADVSEDGQRRFQDALAQKLSGTVWADPHCRSWYKAANGRIYQNWSGSCAEYAEATGTVDREVVAIG
- a CDS encoding phosphoribosyl-ATP diphosphatase; this translates as MADDILDRLAATIAARKGADAGSSYTASLFARGRARIAQKIGEEATETVIAAIGADPRAIVPEAADLLYHLFVLLADAGLTLDDVRAELRRREGTGGHDEKAARPLSFPPQ
- a CDS encoding HIT domain-containing protein; protein product: MSVDATSPYDDGNIFARLLRGEIPSKRVYEDDHTVVFHDIAPWAPIHLLAIPRGRYVSWDDFSARASDAEIVSFTRAVGQAAREAGLVEPGYRLIANTGTNSHQEVPHLHVHIIAGRPLGPMLVENDSRR
- a CDS encoding amino acid permease translates to MATRPEGGVFARMMARKSIAQVQRETETSELKRTLGKWNLLLLGVGCIIGAGIFVRTGSAAALHAGPAVLLSFVVAGIVCAFAGLCYAELSSTLPVSGSAYTYGYTTLGEFVAWIMGALLLLEYGLAASVVAVGWGGYVVSLLADFGLHIPPQLTGPAGYTLMRDGVPVLVDGRTVTTIFNLPAFLICLALATLLVAGVSESAKVNNVIVAVKVSVLVAFIAVGGLIVLSNFGELVARNWTPFIPEGQGDGKYGVDGIMRAASIVFFAYIGFEAVSTAGQEAKDPKRDMPFGIIGSLVVCTVIYMLVAAIMTLLVPYNQLNVPDPVAVVVDNFGPAWSWLAKIIKIGAIVGLTSVVLVLMYGQTRIFYTMARDGLLPRVFATVHPKYKTPYINTALVGIITAVAAGFFDINVLGDMTSVGTLAAFAIVCLSVIYLRRAAPELPRGFSVPLYPVLPLLGIASCAYLITTVPWPVLKFFLWYMAGGVVLYFLYGIRNSNLQRGLGQDGGPDMGEYVAPVGEQR
- the mscL gene encoding large conductance mechanosensitive channel protein MscL, producing the protein MLKDFRTFIARGNVLDLAVGVIIGGAFATITKSLTDDIIMPVVGAIFGGFDFSSYFVRLGAVPATYRGSLTSYSELKAAGVPLFGYGEFVTVVINFVILAFIVFLLVRSVNRLIAAAEREKVQGNAEPAAEPAEVVLLREIRDELKGRAKEM
- a CDS encoding LemA family protein, with the protein product MIRRYAPVMLALPLAACGLNSVPTAEETAKARWADVQNEYQRRADLIPNLVSTVKGYAKQESDVLTRVTEARAGAGRIRLSGDDLTDPAKVQQFERAQNAVTFSLQRLQEAYPDLKSNQNFLSLQSQLEGTENRITIARRDYNQAVQDYNTRIRTFPDAVGAKIFYGAKPLVPFQATTPGAETAPTVNFGG
- a CDS encoding TPM domain-containing protein — translated: MPEQVRHDGAGRSILCLLLAFFLTTLALATPATAQTFPKLSGRVVDAAGLLSPQQVQQLTQLSAETEKASSRQLVVATIPDLQGYAIEDYGYRLGREWGIGQKDANNGIILLVAPKEKKVRIEVGYGLEPIMTDALSSVIVNQTILPRFREGDMAGGIVAGAQAIAEQMTLPLEAAERRAQAAAAKRTQRKDTVGDWMVAGFWIMVVVFIILPMLFARGRGRSYRGGVAPVVIWGPGWGSGGGGGGGWGGGWGGGDGGGFSGGGGSFGGGGASGSW
- a CDS encoding TPM domain-containing protein, coding for MVLTAAEREAIAAAVTAAEATTDGEIVTVVAERSDAYHDVALHYAVLAVLAVTAIGAIRPGIFTPFDRGWEQADLARDMLAVLIAQTLAFLIVRVALAWMPLRLALTPRATKARRVRRRAVQYFRIGTESRTAGHEGVLLFLSADEHIAEIVTDAAIHRVIAPERWGDAMAALVDAVRDGRPGDGMVAAVAAIGAVLREHFPKTADNPNELPDRVIEL
- a CDS encoding NUDIX hydrolase, yielding MTAEDNAAFPAATMWEGRFIKAIRQGQWEYVARARGIEAAVIVAFDEADRVVLVEQYRVPLARRCLELPAGLVGDDHAGEPVVDAAARELEEETGYRAGRMEELGFFHASPGMVTEGFTLVRAHDIVKVGDGGGAGDEDITVHLVPRADIAAFVAAKRAEGVAMDVKLLLLLADSLI